The Acidianus infernus genome window below encodes:
- a CDS encoding type II secretion system F family protein, with protein sequence MAVGLKKKNNDAITLPKQYQLPIYASLVKLGIVKSMAKSYEQKLLMSGSSEDPQLFAAKIFFYLLLSSVLSVVLIGFGLFIIIKFYLVFRLAKYLALSFMMIIFGLIIPPVTYLANIATLSQKIESRRIGVDAELSAFTSVFTIFLRSGLTPRLMFDKLSSSSAFHYINSITLYVSKRIRYLGESVEDAMLHASQISPSKLLKDFFLAYVTAVRTGAPVINTIEAKAKDILDQLQLRASIAADRLSGIAESYVIWLSSGYIMFFLMMVLEAIFPVGGTSIIPILGAIAVTVIPLVNIIFIYGVEQTQLRFPEKKLNYNLFVIFLTIGMIVMFVLLVLEKQIFYFLTLSGGTDNITPTVIAMTIGLLIASVPPAIILTKELKEGTGYDPYVVGFMRAIAEGLRAGLPPETIIKNIKDSKEMGKFGKVLNEIYAYITLGYPLKDAFRKGAERIMDFTSKISLVSLADMMEIGSMTPETIESIARQIESQIKIKRDYESKVKILLVTPYMGVILSLIASVLLGSAILSLLLGQKISYAVGPLIEASVLLPRAIYITAISSIFNSFMAGLLVGKLGSGKIATGLIHSAILVIITAVMLLVLLHVHFAFYKPSTPTI encoded by the coding sequence ATGGCAGTTGGGCTTAAAAAGAAGAATAATGACGCAATTACATTGCCCAAACAATATCAACTACCTATTTATGCATCATTAGTAAAGCTAGGGATAGTAAAATCTATGGCAAAATCTTATGAACAAAAATTACTAATGTCTGGAAGTAGTGAAGATCCGCAACTATTTGCAGCAAAAATTTTCTTTTATTTACTCTTATCTTCAGTGCTTTCTGTAGTTTTAATAGGATTTGGATTATTCATCATCATAAAATTTTATTTAGTGTTTAGATTAGCTAAATACTTAGCATTATCTTTTATGATGATAATTTTTGGTCTTATAATCCCTCCAGTTACTTATCTGGCTAATATAGCAACATTATCTCAAAAGATAGAATCAAGAAGAATAGGGGTTGATGCAGAGCTTTCTGCTTTTACATCCGTTTTCACAATATTTTTAAGATCTGGTTTAACTCCTAGGCTAATGTTTGATAAGCTTTCTTCTTCATCAGCGTTTCATTATATAAATAGCATAACTCTATATGTAAGCAAAAGAATTAGATATTTAGGAGAAAGCGTAGAAGACGCAATGTTACACGCGTCACAAATCTCTCCTTCTAAGCTTTTAAAGGATTTCTTCTTGGCATACGTAACTGCTGTAAGAACTGGAGCTCCAGTTATTAATACAATTGAGGCAAAAGCAAAAGACATCTTAGATCAACTGCAATTAAGAGCATCAATAGCAGCGGATAGATTATCTGGTATTGCGGAATCATATGTAATTTGGTTATCTTCAGGATATATAATGTTCTTCCTAATGATGGTTCTAGAAGCTATTTTTCCAGTAGGAGGAACTTCGATAATACCAATACTAGGTGCAATAGCTGTTACTGTAATACCTTTAGTTAATATTATATTTATCTACGGTGTAGAACAAACTCAGTTAAGATTTCCAGAAAAGAAGCTGAATTATAATCTATTCGTTATATTTCTAACAATAGGAATGATAGTAATGTTTGTATTATTAGTTTTAGAAAAACAAATATTTTACTTCCTTACACTATCTGGCGGAACAGATAATATTACTCCAACAGTAATCGCAATGACCATAGGTTTATTAATAGCCTCCGTTCCTCCTGCAATAATTCTAACTAAGGAACTAAAAGAGGGTACTGGCTATGATCCTTACGTTGTAGGTTTTATGAGAGCCATAGCTGAAGGATTGAGAGCAGGTTTACCTCCAGAGACAATTATCAAAAATATCAAGGATTCGAAAGAAATGGGAAAATTTGGGAAAGTCTTGAATGAAATTTATGCTTATATTACTTTAGGTTATCCATTAAAAGATGCATTTAGAAAAGGAGCAGAAAGAATAATGGATTTCACTTCTAAGATATCTTTAGTTTCGCTGGCAGATATGATGGAAATTGGTAGCATGACTCCAGAAACTATAGAAAGTATAGCAAGACAAATAGAGTCGCAAATAAAAATTAAAAGAGATTACGAAAGCAAAGTGAAAATTTTACTAGTAACTCCATATATGGGGGTTATACTTTCTCTTATAGCTTCAGTACTTTTAGGATCAGCAATTCTTAGTCTCTTATTAGGACAAAAAATCAGTTATGCAGTAGGGCCTCTTATTGAAGCGTCAGTCTTACTACCAAGAGCAATATACATAACAGCAATTTCTAGCATATTTAATTCTTTTATGGCGGGCTTATTGGTAGGAAAACTTGGATCTGGAAAAATAGCCACTGGTTTAATTCATTCTGCAATACTAGTTATTATTACTGCAGTAATGCTGTTAGTTTTATTACATGTGCACTTTGCCTTCTATAAACCTTCAACCCCTACTATATAA
- a CDS encoding TGS domain-containing protein, with protein MVTNLPAEAKAKWLKVMDAKTPEEKIKAIQDFLSSVPKHKGTENLVYWARRRLAELREESERQRKKKSGSFSFFVEKEGAGQIIVLGREELKNPLVRKITNVKQDPKDFPIPAMTYYEDVGIQLVNPPPVILDSKLIVSKIIGLIRNTDGLLFVVEDKNEFLKFKEFLESNNIILGKPKGKVIIEKLRSGKEGIRIILLGKLVNTDENEIRKYLQDFGLKSAIVKIIGEVSLDDVEKSIFETITYKPAVVVSLNPFDYPGIPVITKIDNLPKYLFDSLDIIRVYTKEPGEEPSKDPLILKRGSTVLDVAKKLHSSLYENFKYARIWGKSAKFPGQKVGEDHVLEDKDIVEIHTK; from the coding sequence ATGGTTACTAACCTTCCTGCTGAAGCTAAGGCTAAATGGCTAAAAGTAATGGATGCTAAAACGCCAGAAGAGAAGATTAAGGCTATACAAGACTTTCTAAGCTCTGTTCCTAAGCACAAAGGTACAGAAAACTTAGTGTATTGGGCCCGAAGAAGATTAGCCGAACTTAGAGAAGAATCTGAAAGACAGAGAAAGAAAAAGTCTGGTAGTTTTTCCTTTTTTGTAGAAAAAGAAGGAGCTGGACAAATTATCGTCCTAGGAAGAGAAGAATTAAAGAATCCATTAGTTAGGAAAATAACAAATGTAAAGCAAGATCCAAAGGATTTTCCTATCCCGGCAATGACTTACTACGAAGATGTAGGTATTCAGTTAGTTAATCCACCTCCAGTAATCTTGGACTCAAAGCTCATTGTGAGCAAAATAATTGGATTAATAAGAAACACTGACGGTCTCTTGTTTGTAGTAGAAGATAAAAACGAGTTCTTAAAATTTAAAGAATTCCTAGAAAGTAATAATATAATTCTAGGAAAACCTAAAGGAAAAGTAATAATTGAAAAATTAAGAAGTGGCAAAGAGGGTATAAGAATAATACTTCTAGGAAAACTTGTAAACACTGACGAGAACGAAATAAGGAAATATTTGCAAGACTTTGGTTTAAAGTCCGCAATAGTTAAAATAATAGGAGAGGTTAGCCTAGATGATGTGGAAAAATCAATATTTGAGACTATAACCTACAAACCTGCAGTAGTAGTCTCGTTAAACCCATTCGATTATCCTGGAATACCAGTAATAACTAAAATTGATAATCTTCCTAAGTATTTATTTGATAGTCTCGATATAATTAGAGTTTACACTAAGGAACCGGGAGAGGAACCTAGTAAAGATCCTCTTATTCTTAAACGGGGTTCAACAGTACTAGATGTTGCTAAAAAACTTCACTCGTCCCTATATGAGAATTTCAAGTATGCAAGAATTTGGGGTAAATCTGCTAAGTTTCCAGGGCAAAAGGTAGGGGAAGATCACGTTTTAGAAGATAAAGATATAGTAGAAATTCACACAAAATAG
- the rnhB gene encoding ribonuclease HII produces MDEAGRGCIIGPMVIAGVIIDEKIEGILKEVGVKDSKMLSREKREKLYDIISEFAEAYIVNKAYPNEIDSNNLNELTYTKVIQIIYASLPLRPKIVTIDKVGNEDIVIMKIRELGLKDNVVFNADVKYIEASAASIIAKVTRDRIIDSLKKIYGDFGSGYPSDPKTRKWIIEMYEKDKNNPPPIIRRTWKTLLKIAPNYYINKGGLYGY; encoded by the coding sequence ATAGACGAAGCAGGAAGAGGTTGCATAATAGGTCCCATGGTTATAGCAGGGGTTATAATAGACGAGAAAATTGAAGGAATACTGAAAGAAGTTGGAGTTAAGGATAGTAAAATGTTAAGTAGAGAAAAGAGGGAGAAACTATATGATATAATATCAGAGTTTGCAGAAGCCTACATCGTAAATAAAGCGTACCCTAATGAAATAGACTCTAATAACCTTAATGAACTTACTTATACGAAAGTAATTCAAATAATCTATGCTTCATTACCATTACGTCCTAAAATAGTAACCATAGATAAAGTAGGTAATGAAGATATCGTAATAATGAAGATTAGAGAACTTGGTCTAAAGGATAACGTGGTATTCAATGCTGATGTAAAATATATAGAAGCTAGCGCAGCAAGTATAATCGCTAAAGTAACTAGGGATAGGATAATAGATTCATTAAAAAAGATTTATGGTGATTTTGGTAGTGGATATCCTTCTGATCCTAAAACTAGGAAATGGATTATTGAAATGTACGAAAAAGATAAAAATAATCCTCCTCCCATAATAAGAAGGACGTGGAAAACTTTACTTAAGATAGCTCCAAATTATTATATTAATAAGGGTGGGCTTTATGGTTACTAA
- a CDS encoding 60S ribosomal export protein NMD3, producing the protein MPKKFCIVCGREDVELIDRMCPSCYIKTKRLVEFPPVILGKICKICNAEWIDGKWVRLAETEYDAVRDVVLRYLAKEMIIDRNVKDYRIDMIKKWKERGGRSFAEIVAEGKVGNQAFRLKKKVELRLTYSICDDCLKRKSGYYEAIIQLRGRKEFSEEKRALFESFFTNEIVHSISDVKISKDGIDYYFINKTAAKRLVSTITSIVNAEITESYENETIKNGKREAKLVISVRI; encoded by the coding sequence ATGCCTAAAAAATTCTGCATAGTTTGTGGTAGGGAAGACGTTGAGCTCATAGATAGAATGTGCCCTTCTTGTTATATTAAAACTAAGAGATTAGTAGAATTTCCACCAGTAATCTTAGGTAAAATATGTAAAATATGTAATGCTGAGTGGATAGACGGTAAGTGGGTAAGATTGGCAGAAACTGAATATGACGCAGTAAGAGACGTAGTATTAAGATACTTAGCTAAGGAAATGATAATCGATAGAAATGTAAAGGATTATAGAATAGATATGATTAAAAAATGGAAGGAGAGAGGTGGAAGGAGCTTTGCTGAGATTGTAGCCGAAGGAAAAGTTGGTAATCAAGCATTCAGATTGAAGAAAAAAGTAGAGTTAAGGTTAACGTACTCCATTTGTGACGATTGTTTAAAAAGAAAATCTGGATATTATGAAGCTATTATCCAGCTCAGAGGAAGAAAAGAATTCTCTGAAGAGAAAAGAGCATTATTTGAATCATTTTTTACAAACGAAATTGTGCATTCTATATCAGACGTTAAAATAAGTAAGGATGGAATAGATTATTATTTCATAAATAAGACTGCAGCAAAGAGACTAGTTTCTACTATAACATCCATAGTTAACGCAGAAATTACAGAAAGCTATGAAAATGAAACAATTAAAAATGGTAAAAGGGAGGCAAAACTTGTCATTTCGGTAAGAATTTAA
- a CDS encoding DUF424 domain-containing protein — protein sequence MKVILNVIRQNEHVFVNVCEKELLGKEFKNDKVILNVNKEFYGGDEVDMEYAFSLFNEATVVSIVGNYLVEEAIRRGYVHKNAILEVAGVKFAQVYNL from the coding sequence ATGAAAGTAATCCTAAACGTAATTAGACAAAACGAGCATGTATTTGTTAATGTATGCGAAAAAGAATTACTTGGAAAAGAATTTAAGAATGATAAAGTTATACTTAATGTAAACAAGGAATTCTATGGAGGAGATGAAGTAGATATGGAATACGCTTTTTCATTATTTAATGAAGCAACTGTTGTTAGCATAGTAGGAAATTATCTAGTAGAAGAGGCAATAAGAAGAGGATATGTCCATAAGAATGCTATACTTGAAGTTGCGGGAGTTAAATTTGCGCAAGTTTATAATTTGTGA
- a CDS encoding translation initiation factor IF-2 subunit beta — protein MEDYEYLLDRVYSKLPKKSQVSETQTLPSLIIFNVGNSTIIKNFSEYCDRIRREDKLCMRYLLKELAAAGSINESGQLYIQGKFSSSVINTLMERFLKTYVQCSTCKSLDTVLVKEGKIWYIQCLACGAKNPVKPL, from the coding sequence ATGGAAGATTATGAATATCTCTTAGATAGAGTTTACTCTAAGTTGCCTAAGAAATCTCAAGTAAGTGAAACACAGACATTACCTTCTCTCATAATTTTTAACGTTGGAAATTCTACAATCATAAAGAATTTTAGCGAATATTGTGACAGAATACGTAGAGAAGATAAACTTTGCATGAGGTATTTACTCAAAGAGTTGGCCGCAGCAGGTTCAATAAATGAATCTGGACAATTATATATTCAAGGAAAATTCTCGTCATCAGTAATAAATACGTTAATGGAAAGGTTCTTAAAGACTTATGTTCAGTGTAGTACCTGTAAGAGCTTGGATACCGTTCTAGTTAAAGAAGGTAAAATATGGTATATACAGTGCCTAGCCTGCGGTGCAAAGAATCCAGTGAAACCACTGTGA
- a CDS encoding tRNA (N(6)-L-threonylcarbamoyladenosine(37)-C(2))-methylthiotransferase, with the protein MKVYFETYGCALNKGDTYIMMTLLKQRNHEIVNNPNEADVIVLNTCDVRLETGERMKSRIKELRKFGKKLVVAGCFSGAEPGVVKTLAPEASIIGPQALTKIVDAVEGEKVFSINAERSEITPRVFEGKIAIIPIADGCAGDCSFCITKLARRTLRSYSMRSIVEAVKEAVKNGAVEIELTGQDAAAYGLDLGGKIKLSDLLNEVLSIEGDFMIRIGMMTPEQFARDIDGILEAMRDPKLFKFLHLPVQSGDDNVLKLMNRKYTVDEYKELVKEARSKIPNINITTDIIIGHPGEDENAFENTLELMKEIKFERVHLAMYSIRPNTRSALMKQVPDAVKKERMKIAYKLYEDISLSIHKEYLNKRTKVITTEKGKKGSIIGRTLNYIPVILNGVEIGKWYDVEITDYSFFDLRGAVV; encoded by the coding sequence ATGAAGGTATACTTCGAAACTTACGGTTGTGCGTTAAATAAGGGGGATACTTACATAATGATGACTTTGCTAAAACAGAGAAACCACGAAATAGTTAATAATCCTAACGAGGCTGACGTAATAGTGCTAAATACATGTGACGTTAGGCTTGAGACTGGGGAAAGAATGAAATCTAGAATAAAAGAACTAAGAAAATTTGGTAAAAAACTTGTAGTAGCAGGTTGTTTTTCTGGTGCAGAACCTGGAGTAGTAAAAACGTTAGCTCCAGAAGCTTCAATAATAGGTCCTCAAGCTCTCACAAAAATAGTTGATGCAGTTGAAGGAGAAAAGGTATTTTCAATAAATGCTGAAAGAAGTGAGATAACTCCAAGAGTTTTCGAAGGTAAAATAGCAATAATACCAATAGCAGACGGTTGTGCAGGAGATTGCAGTTTTTGCATTACTAAACTAGCTAGGAGGACGTTAAGAAGTTATTCGATGAGAAGTATAGTTGAAGCAGTTAAAGAAGCTGTAAAGAATGGCGCAGTTGAGATAGAATTAACTGGACAAGATGCAGCAGCTTACGGATTAGATCTTGGCGGTAAAATTAAGCTTTCAGATTTACTTAACGAGGTTCTGAGCATTGAAGGTGATTTCATGATAAGAATAGGCATGATGACCCCAGAGCAATTTGCAAGGGATATCGATGGGATACTTGAAGCTATGAGAGATCCTAAGCTGTTTAAATTTTTGCATTTACCAGTTCAAAGCGGAGACGATAATGTGCTTAAGTTAATGAATAGAAAATATACAGTGGACGAATATAAGGAGCTTGTTAAGGAAGCTAGGAGTAAAATACCCAATATTAACATTACTACAGATATAATTATAGGCCATCCAGGAGAAGATGAGAATGCCTTTGAAAACACTTTAGAACTTATGAAAGAAATAAAATTTGAAAGAGTTCATTTAGCAATGTATTCCATAAGACCTAATACTAGAAGCGCATTAATGAAGCAAGTTCCAGACGCTGTTAAGAAAGAGAGAATGAAAATTGCATATAAGTTATATGAAGATATCTCTCTCTCAATACATAAAGAGTATTTAAATAAGAGAACAAAAGTAATTACTACTGAAAAAGGCAAAAAAGGGTCAATAATTGGCAGAACTCTCAATTATATACCAGTAATTTTAAATGGAGTAGAAATAGGTAAATGGTATGATGTAGAGATTACAGACTACTCGTTCTTTGACCTAAGAGGTGCCGTTGTTTAA
- a CDS encoding thiolase family protein, whose amino-acid sequence MTEVYIASAVRTPIGKFGGVFKDISPVDLGAIAIKEALKRANVDPKRVDIVIMGNILRAAFGQDLARQAAVKAGIPYEIDGYSVDMVCSSGMMSITNAVELIKTGDADIVVAGGMESMSQAALAVRSHVRWGVKMLMGKQLEFVDTMLMDGLTDPFNMKLMGEEADMVAKAHNFTRQELDEVAYQSHKRAAEATEKGLFASEIVPVEVNGTLITKDEGIRADTSIEKLAKLKPAFSKDGFHTAGNSSQLSDGASALVLVSEKAVKELGIDPIAKVLGFSWAGIESWRFTEAPIFAVKKLLQKLNMDISKFDYFENNEAFAVNSVLANRYLGIPYDKLNVFGGAIALGHPIGASGARIVTTLINVLSKMKGERGIASICHGTGGSTAMAIELLRPL is encoded by the coding sequence ATGACAGAAGTTTATATTGCCTCAGCCGTTAGGACTCCAATAGGAAAATTTGGAGGAGTATTTAAGGATATTAGTCCAGTAGATTTAGGTGCTATAGCGATAAAAGAGGCATTAAAGAGGGCAAATGTTGATCCTAAAAGAGTTGATATAGTAATTATGGGTAATATATTAAGAGCCGCCTTTGGTCAAGACTTGGCAAGACAAGCTGCAGTTAAGGCTGGAATTCCATATGAGATTGACGGATATTCTGTTGATATGGTTTGTTCTTCTGGGATGATGAGCATAACTAATGCAGTAGAATTGATAAAGACCGGAGATGCTGATATTGTAGTAGCAGGAGGAATGGAAAGCATGAGCCAAGCCGCGTTAGCAGTAAGATCTCACGTTAGATGGGGTGTAAAAATGCTGATGGGCAAGCAGTTGGAATTCGTAGATACAATGTTAATGGATGGCTTAACTGATCCATTTAATATGAAGCTAATGGGAGAAGAAGCTGATATGGTAGCTAAAGCTCATAATTTTACTAGACAAGAGTTAGATGAAGTAGCTTATCAAAGTCATAAGAGAGCAGCTGAAGCTACGGAGAAAGGCTTGTTTGCCAGTGAAATAGTTCCAGTAGAAGTTAATGGAACGTTGATAACAAAAGATGAAGGCATAAGAGCTGATACTTCAATAGAAAAATTGGCGAAACTAAAGCCAGCCTTTAGTAAAGACGGTTTTCATACAGCAGGTAACTCTTCTCAATTATCTGATGGCGCTTCTGCGCTTGTTTTAGTGAGCGAAAAAGCAGTAAAAGAATTAGGCATTGATCCCATAGCTAAAGTTTTAGGCTTCTCTTGGGCTGGAATTGAAAGCTGGAGATTTACAGAAGCTCCTATATTTGCAGTTAAGAAACTCTTACAGAAATTAAATATGGATATATCTAAATTTGATTATTTTGAGAATAATGAAGCTTTTGCAGTTAATAGTGTTTTAGCAAATAGATATTTAGGAATTCCTTATGATAAACTTAACGTTTTTGGCGGAGCGATAGCTTTGGGTCATCCAATTGGCGCTAGCGGAGCGAGAATTGTAACCACCTTAATTAACGTTTTATCTAAAATGAAAGGAGAAAGAGGGATTGCTAGCATTTGTCATGGTACTGGAGGTTCTACTGCAATGGCTATTGAACTTTTAAGACCTCTATAA
- a CDS encoding translation initiation factor aIF-1A, translating into MPKKDPEAPVREVMKPAEGEVICVVKKMLGAEHIVVLCVDGKQRTARIPGRMRKKTWIKEGDVVLVAPWDFQPDKADIIHKYMHDEIKKLIDEGIVDKEILDQLRG; encoded by the coding sequence TTGCCAAAAAAAGATCCAGAAGCACCAGTTAGAGAAGTAATGAAACCGGCAGAAGGAGAAGTTATTTGCGTAGTTAAGAAAATGCTTGGGGCAGAGCATATAGTTGTTCTTTGTGTGGATGGTAAGCAAAGAACTGCAAGAATACCGGGTAGAATGAGAAAGAAAACTTGGATAAAAGAAGGGGACGTTGTATTAGTTGCTCCTTGGGATTTCCAGCCAGATAAGGCAGATATCATCCATAAGTATATGCATGATGAGATAAAGAAGTTAATTGATGAAGGAATAGTCGATAAAGAAATATTAGATCAGCTAAGAGGATAA
- a CDS encoding serine protein kinase RIO, with protein sequence MFEKKKVEKRIKDEDLFKVVDSTLSPRTYVLLEEIASKLNIDYYLGAISSGKEAKVYPAKTMDGKYYAVKIYYVSTSASKRAIQKYTFGDKRFEDIKATNTRKLIITWARKEFKNLSIMYEAGVNVPKPILVEENILVMDFIGENGKRAPLLKELPEEEITKDLYDEVINQLEIMVNKAKLVHGDLSEYNIMVWDKVYIIDVSQAISIESENATDLLIRDIENVNRFFSSKGIEVYPTEDILKRLNITK encoded by the coding sequence TTGTTTGAGAAGAAAAAAGTTGAAAAAAGAATAAAAGATGAGGATCTTTTTAAAGTAGTTGATTCTACTTTAAGTCCCAGAACTTACGTGCTATTAGAGGAAATAGCAAGTAAGCTTAATATTGATTATTATTTGGGAGCAATTTCCTCTGGAAAAGAGGCTAAAGTTTATCCAGCAAAAACGATGGATGGAAAATATTATGCGGTAAAGATTTATTATGTTTCCACTTCGGCTTCAAAAAGAGCAATTCAAAAGTATACGTTTGGTGATAAAAGGTTCGAAGATATAAAAGCTACAAATACAAGAAAGCTTATAATTACTTGGGCTAGGAAGGAATTCAAGAATTTAAGCATAATGTACGAAGCAGGAGTAAATGTACCTAAACCAATTCTAGTTGAAGAAAATATTCTAGTTATGGATTTTATTGGAGAAAACGGAAAGAGAGCCCCTCTTTTAAAAGAGCTTCCAGAAGAGGAGATAACTAAAGATCTATATGACGAAGTTATTAACCAGTTGGAAATTATGGTTAATAAAGCAAAATTGGTTCATGGAGATTTAAGCGAGTATAACATAATGGTATGGGATAAAGTTTACATAATTGATGTAAGTCAAGCAATTTCCATAGAGAGTGAAAACGCCACTGATCTACTAATTAGGGATATTGAGAACGTGAACAGGTTTTTCTCCTCCAAGGGTATTGAAGTTTACCCAACTGAAGATATTTTAAAGAGATTAAATATAACTAAATGA
- a CDS encoding KH domain-containing protein: MFISVPDEKINIVKSLIPKLKELSGVEITYDENTKTFNVDSSQNPYEAMKVISVIRAIGLGFSVDESLKLLSDDYMLDVIDLKQSVGSNPETLRRIKGRIIGENGKAKKIIQEYTGVSISITDHFVAIIGIYDQVQIARKAIELLIEGKEHSTVYKYLDKAEAELVYLSKNRPYNLK, translated from the coding sequence ATGTTCATTAGCGTACCAGATGAGAAAATAAATATAGTAAAGTCTCTTATACCAAAATTGAAAGAGTTAAGTGGAGTAGAAATTACGTACGATGAGAACACTAAGACCTTTAACGTAGACTCCTCGCAAAACCCTTATGAGGCAATGAAAGTAATATCCGTCATAAGGGCAATAGGCTTAGGATTTTCTGTGGATGAATCGTTAAAATTACTTTCTGACGATTACATGCTTGACGTCATAGATTTAAAACAATCGGTTGGAAGTAATCCAGAAACTTTGAGGAGAATAAAAGGGAGAATAATAGGCGAAAATGGTAAGGCAAAGAAAATAATCCAGGAGTATACTGGAGTTTCAATATCGATAACTGATCATTTCGTGGCTATAATAGGAATTTATGACCAAGTACAAATTGCAAGAAAAGCTATAGAATTGCTAATAGAAGGTAAGGAGCATTCTACGGTTTACAAGTACTTAGATAAGGCAGAGGCTGAACTAGTTTACCTTTCAAAGAATAGGCCTTATAATCTCAAGTGA
- a CDS encoding DUF1152 domain-containing protein has protein sequence MKAFIFGIGGGGDVLSALLPYVYYKRLGYEVKLGAVVWERYVEDPLPGPICKEDLVNFEEINDYVYKVCSNSYAIRGGLKVVPQLMRVLKVVNDYGFAICNKGGDIGMSEALNDLIDKEKFDLVIGVDAGGDVLANGDEKGLGSPLIDSISLASLVSLKVKSILGIIGAGSDGELEHEYVLRRISEVAKIGGLLDSKGIDNDVANLMGEALKIVNTEASRIPFEAFNGLYGEVKIRNGTRKVYVTPVSSVMFFLDPKKLAQISGIYKIVAGSRSLDEANEKFHRHGIYTEYDFEKDLFEKFGFNSRNATHDELQKIREEGISRVKSGNLFNS, from the coding sequence ATGAAGGCTTTCATTTTTGGAATTGGTGGAGGCGGAGATGTTTTATCAGCTCTTTTGCCTTACGTGTATTACAAAAGGTTAGGTTATGAAGTCAAATTAGGGGCAGTAGTTTGGGAGAGATACGTAGAAGATCCATTACCTGGACCAATCTGTAAGGAAGACTTGGTTAATTTTGAAGAAATAAATGATTATGTTTACAAAGTATGCTCTAACTCTTATGCAATAAGGGGAGGTCTAAAAGTAGTACCTCAATTAATGAGAGTTTTAAAAGTAGTCAATGATTACGGCTTTGCAATATGTAATAAAGGCGGAGACATAGGAATGTCAGAAGCCTTAAACGACCTTATAGATAAAGAGAAATTTGACCTCGTTATAGGAGTCGATGCCGGAGGAGACGTTTTAGCTAATGGGGACGAAAAAGGATTAGGAAGTCCGTTAATAGACTCAATTTCCCTTGCGTCATTAGTTTCATTGAAAGTAAAATCAATTCTGGGAATTATTGGTGCTGGGAGTGATGGAGAGCTTGAGCACGAATACGTATTAAGAAGAATTTCTGAAGTTGCAAAAATTGGTGGACTACTGGATTCTAAAGGAATAGACAATGATGTTGCAAATTTAATGGGCGAGGCGTTAAAGATAGTAAACACTGAAGCTTCTAGAATACCTTTTGAAGCATTTAATGGCTTATACGGCGAAGTTAAAATAAGAAATGGAACTAGGAAAGTTTACGTTACTCCTGTATCATCCGTCATGTTTTTCTTAGATCCTAAGAAATTAGCCCAAATATCTGGAATTTATAAAATTGTTGCAGGATCAAGAAGTTTAGACGAGGCTAACGAAAAGTTTCATAGGCATGGAATATATACAGAGTATGATTTTGAAAAAGATTTATTTGAGAAATTTGGATTCAACTCCAGAAACGCTACGCATGATGAATTGCAAAAAATAAGGGAAGAGGGTATTTCAAGAGTAAAATCTGGAAATCTTTTTAATTCTTAA